The window GAAAGTGACGCGCCGTAAGGGCGCAACCAATAGCAGCCGTTACCGCAGCAACGGATACACACACGCACACACGCACACACGCACATCGCCTAGCTGTATCGCTTCACCTGCCAAGAATCCCAACTGTACCGCTCATCCCTCCTATAGCTGTAGCCAAGACCCCATCCGCCTGCATGCCAGAATGACTACCTAAATATAGCTAGACATGCAGACCCCTCATGACCCAGCGCGAAAACCAAGGCATGGCCCTCGGCCTGCTTGCCGTCATCATCTTCAGCCTCACCCTGCCCATGACCCGCATCGTCGTTCATGAAGTCAACCCAATCCTCGCCGCTTTGGCTCGCGCCCTGTTTGCCGCAGTTCCCGCGGCGGTCTTACTGCTATGGCGCCGGGAAAAACTGCCAACCGTGCGGCAGCTCAAAGGCCTGTGCATGGTGGTGCTGGGCGTGATCCTTGGTTTCCCGATGCTGTCGTCCTGGTCCATGCAAACCTTGCCCGCTTCACACGGCGCTTTGGTCAATGGTCTGCAGCCCATGGTTGTCGCGCTGTTCGCCGCATGGCTGTCCCACGAACGACCTTCCAAAGCGTTCTGGATGTGCGCCGCATTGGGCAGTGCGTTGGTGCTGGGTTACGCAGTGATCCAGGGAGCGGGCTCGATCAGCACGGGTGACCTGTTAATGCTGCTGGCCATCGTCATGGGCGGGCTGGGTTACGCGGAAGGGGGACGGCTCGCCAAAGAGATGGGCGGCTGGCAAGTGATCTGCTGGGCACTGGTCATCGCCAGCCCCTTACTGTTGGGCCCGGTCGCCTGGCTGGCCTGGCACCATGAGGGCATGATTTCCAGCCAGGCCTGGTGGTCGTTCAGCTATGTCACGCTGTTTTCCCAGTTCATTGGCTTCTTCGCCTGGTACGCCGGGCTGGCCATGGGCGGCATTGCGCGAGTGGGGCAGGTGCAACTGCTGCAGATATTTTTCACCATGGCTTTTTCGGCACTGTTCTTCGGCGAGCATATCGACACCATTACATGGATCTTCGCTGGTGCAGTGGTGTGCACGGTCGTTCTGGGTCGCAAAACCGCAGTACAGCCGGCAATGGTGCAGGTACCAGCGCGCTGAATGTACGCAAGCGCTGTAAGAGTCCTGTTTTGAGTCGCGTGGGAATTTTCGTCGCCAGCCTGAACCGGGACTGAACGACGGCACATGCCGGACAAGAAAACCTTTGGATACCTGAACTTATCTGTCTTTTCTGCCTCTCATGCCGGTAGCCATTGATCGCGGCAGCCTGATAAGCTCGCGGCTTTACTCGTTTGCCCTATTGGCGCATGAACAAGGAATCAGCATGAAACAGCATCGGTTGGCAGCGGCGATTGCCCTGGTCGGTCTGGTACTCGCAGGTTGTGATAAGCAAGCCAGCACTGTTGAGCTCAAAACCCCGGCACAAAAAGCGTCTTATGGCATTGGCCTGAACATGGGCAAAAGCCTGGCTCAGGAAGGCATGGACGATCTGGACTCCAAGGCCGTAGCCCAAGGCATCGAAGATGCCGTCGGCAAGAAAGAACAGAAACTGAAAGACGAAGAACTGGTTGAAGCCTTCGCTGCGCTGCAAAAGCGTGCTGAAGAGCGCATGGCCAAGATGAGCGAAGAGTCGGCTGCGGCTGGCAAGAAGTTCCTCGAAGAAAACGCCAAGAAATCCGGTGTTGTCACCACCGCTTCCGGCTTGCAGTATGAAATCGTCAAGAAAGCCGATGGCCCACAGCCTAAGCCGACTGACGTCGTGACCGTTCACTACGAAGGCAAGCTGACTGACGGCAAAGTGTTCGACAGCTCGGTTGAGCGCGGCAGCCCGATTGATTTGCCGGTTAGCGGCGTGATCCCGGGTTGGGTTGAAGGCCTGCAACTGATGCACGTTGGCGAGAAGATCAAGCTCTTCATTCCGAGCGATCTGGCCTACGGCGCGCAGAGCCCTAGCCCGACTATCCCTGCCAACTCGGTATTGGTATTCGATCTGGAACTGATCGCTATCAAGGATCCGGCAGCAGCAGGCGCACCTGGTGCCGCCGACGCTGAGGAAGAAGAAGAGCCAGCTGCGCCTGCTTCCAAGTAAGCAAACGCTCCGGCTTGACCCCAACGCCCCGTCTCGACGGGGCGTTGTCGTTTCCGGTCGAACCGATTTGTGTGGTCGCAGTCCCATTACCTGAGAGCGACGAGCATGAGAGGGCAGCGCCTGCGGTATTGTCTGACGATCCAACATAAATCGGTAGCAGCAGCTGTGGGTAACTTCTGAGCAGGTCCAAGTCAACGATTTTTACGGTTTTTTTATGTGAGTAAAAAACGCCCGATTTGACTGCGAGCCCCGTAGGACAAGGGTTCTGGCGCAAAAAAATGGCTCTGTTCACAAGGTTATCCACAAGATGTGTGGATAACCTTTTTGGCCAGCGGACATCGATGTGTGTAGGCCTGATGTTTATCGGCAAAAACTTGGCTCAACGGGAGTGGACATGAAAGCACCCTGGAATTTACTGCGATACCTGCCCATGGCGCGCCGTTTGATGGCCGCCGGGCGCCTGCCGGGCTTACTGTTTGCCGTGGCGCGCAAGGGTTCGGCTGAAGGCAGCCGGCTGGGTCGTATAAAGGAAGATCTGCGTCTGTTGCAGGCCTTGTGCCTGGCGTACTGGCGTGGCGAGTACCGCGCGATCAGCCCCAAGGCGATTCTGTCCATCGTCGCCGGTCTGATGTACTTCCTCAGCCCACTGGATGCGGTGCCTGACTGGATCCCCGGTATTGGCATGCTTGATGACATCGCCGTATTGGCCTGGGTAATGAAGAGCCTCGACGCCGAGCTGGAAGCCTTTCGCCAGTGGCGTGCGCGTCAGGCGCCTGAGAAATTGATCGTGGTCGAGCGTTTGCCCGCCACTCAGCAATTGCTAGAGCAGGAGAAAGCCAAGGACTAAGGATTGTCCCCCGCGAGTTGGCATTGATCGGCGACCTGAACGCATACACAGCAGGCGCGTCGCCCCGGACCGCTGTTAAGATGCCAGCATCTGGAATAAACCTACTCGTTTTGTGTAGATGTCCTACCTGGGGGTTGTATGGATGTGCAGGTTATTTCACGGGAAGGCGAGCCTGAGTACGCCATTTTGCCTTGGGATCAGTATCAGGCGCTGTTGCGCGCAGCCGGTTTAGCCCAACAAACTGCCGCGCCCGTGTCCAGTCCCGCTGCTGAATGCAGTGGTGAGGCTGCAGAACTTCCCGGCCTCGACCAGTTGGCGACACTGCGCGAAGCCAAGGGCCTCGAGCGTGCGCAGCTGGCACGCACCGTCGGGATCAGCCCGTCGTATCTGCAGTTGATCGAAACCGGCGTACGCAAGCCCGACGCGGCTATCCGTCGCAGCCTGGCGTGGGAGTTGGGGGTTGCGGGTTGGCGGGGTGAAGCATGAGTGTGCGGATCAGTCGGCAGCACTGGGAAGGGCTGTTGACCGAACTGGACCAGGCACGACGCCAACGCCATCTGTTGACCTACCGTGCGCTGCTGGAGCGGCTGCAGTTGCCGAGCCCCGCCATGCAGACCCTGACGGCTGCGCTGGAGCATCTGGCGGCGCTGGACGCCAAGGCTGAGCAGCCGTTGCGCAGCTCGCTGGTGATCAGCCAGGGTGCCAGTCGTTTGCCGCGTACCGGATTCTTTGAGTGCGTAGAGCGCCTGGGGCGCTTCTCGGGCCCTTCCGACGGCGTCGCCGCAGCGTCCTGGCATGCCTCGGAAGTGGTGCGGGTGTTTGAGTTCAATTATCCCGAATGATTGAACACAGCGCATAACGCATAACCTGGAATGGCGCGTTCCTGTGGGACCGGCTTTAGCCGGGAAGGCGGTGGTTCTGTTGAAGACTTCTAGCGGATGTACCGGCCTCTTCCCGGCTAAAGCCGGTCCCACGTCGCTTTATGCATGCTGGGTCTACCTCAGCGCCCTTGTATCAATCACATGCACGCTCGCACCCACCACATCCTTGGCATAGTGCTTGGCCTGTGAGGCGAGTTCGGCCAGTTGGCTGGCATCGAGCTCGCTGCAGGATTCGGCATGCAGATGAATCACGCCGATGGACAGCGACAGCAGTGGGAAATCCTGCCGCTGGCCCTGACGGTTCAAGGCGATGAAGCAACCGGCTTGCAAGTGCTCGGGGCGGTAGAAGCGGCGGCACTGATTCTGGAAGTCTTCAAGCAGCACCTTCAAGCGCCGCTCCCAATCCTCGGAGCCCAGCACCATCAGGAAGTCATCGCCGCCAATGTGCCCGACGAAGTCGCGGCTTGGGTCGATGCGGTCATTCAGGCACTGGGCCAGACACAGCAAGACCTCGTCGCCACGGCCGTAACCGTAGATGTCGTTGAAGGGCTTGAAGCTGTCGATGTCCACGTAGCAGATCATCGACTCCCGACCTTGTTGCAGCACACGCGTCAGGCACTGCTGAATCGGCACGTTGCCGGGTAGCAACGTCAGCGGGTTGGCATACCGGGCTTGCTGGATCTTCAACTCAGTGATCAGCTTGAGCACGTCGATCACTCGACCCAGGCCCAGGTAGGCACCGTTGCTGATGATGATGAAATCTTCCTCTATGCGCTGCCGTGCGCGACTGGTGAGCAGGCGGCTGACCTGCTGCAGAGATTGGCTCAGTTCGACGGCGAGAAAATCATCGCTCATCAAGCGGCTGATGGGCTTGCGGGCGAACAGTTCGGTGCCGAAGGGCTTGAGCAGCACCTCTGACAACGAATGCCGATGCACAATGCCGCACGGTCGCCCCAGCTCATCCAGCACCGCCAGCGAGTTGAGGTTGGCCTGTTTGCGAAAGGCCTCGAGCACCGAAGCCGTCGGGGTGTCCTGTGCCACCGCTGTTTGCTCATTGAGCAGGGCGCTGAGGTCGCTGCCTTCGTCAGCACTGACTGGGTTGGCCAGGGCGTCCAGTTTGGGTAGCAGGGTGCGTGCGTCTCGAGGCGGTTGTTCCTGAGGGCGGCATAACAGATAACCCTGCACCAGCTCTATGCCCATGTCATGGAGCACGGCGAGCTCTTCCGGCAGCTCGATGCCTTCAGCGATCACCAGCGCCCGGGAGGCCTTGGCCATTTGCAGCATGGAGCCGACGAACTCGCGCTTGACCGCGTCCTGATGAATGCCGTCGATGAAGTGCCGGTCGATCTTCACGTAATCCGGGCGCAACTCCGACCACAGGCGCAGGCTGGAATAGCCGGCGCCCAGGTCATCCATGGCAATTGAAAAGCCCATGTCGCGATAGTGGTGAAGGGCGGTGTACAGCAGCTGGAAATCTTCAGTGGGGGTT of the Paucimonas lemoignei genome contains:
- the ydeK gene encoding transporter YdeK, with product MTQRENQGMALGLLAVIIFSLTLPMTRIVVHEVNPILAALARALFAAVPAAVLLLWRREKLPTVRQLKGLCMVVLGVILGFPMLSSWSMQTLPASHGALVNGLQPMVVALFAAWLSHERPSKAFWMCAALGSALVLGYAVIQGAGSISTGDLLMLLAIVMGGLGYAEGGRLAKEMGGWQVICWALVIASPLLLGPVAWLAWHHEGMISSQAWWSFSYVTLFSQFIGFFAWYAGLAMGGIARVGQVQLLQIFFTMAFSALFFGEHIDTITWIFAGAVVCTVVLGRKTAVQPAMVQVPAR
- the fklB_2 gene encoding FKBP-type peptidyl-prolyl cis-trans isomerase — translated: MKQHRLAAAIALVGLVLAGCDKQASTVELKTPAQKASYGIGLNMGKSLAQEGMDDLDSKAVAQGIEDAVGKKEQKLKDEELVEAFAALQKRAEERMAKMSEESAAAGKKFLEENAKKSGVVTTASGLQYEIVKKADGPQPKPTDVVTVHYEGKLTDGKVFDSSVERGSPIDLPVSGVIPGWVEGLQLMHVGEKIKLFIPSDLAYGAQSPSPTIPANSVLVFDLELIAIKDPAAAGAPGAADAEEEEEPAAPASK
- a CDS encoding Uncharacterized conserved protein: MKAPWNLLRYLPMARRLMAAGRLPGLLFAVARKGSAEGSRLGRIKEDLRLLQALCLAYWRGEYRAISPKAILSIVAGLMYFLSPLDAVPDWIPGIGMLDDIAVLAWVMKSLDAELEAFRQWRARQAPEKLIVVERLPATQQLLEQEKAKD
- a CDS encoding Cro/CI family transcriptional regulator, with the translated sequence MDVQVISREGEPEYAILPWDQYQALLRAAGLAQQTAAPVSSPAAECSGEAAELPGLDQLATLREAKGLERAQLARTVGISPSYLQLIETGVRKPDAAIRRSLAWELGVAGWRGEA
- the yliE gene encoding diguanylate phosphodiesterase; protein product: MPTTEQLSALSSILDRSELHSLFQPIVSLPEQRILGYEALTRGPSNSSLHSPVNLFAVARQAGRLSELEIACRESACRRFSEQKLEGKLFLNISPESLLEPAHPPGRTLELLQRYGIAPSAVVIELTEQTPTEDFQLLYTALHHYRDMGFSIAMDDLGAGYSSLRLWSELRPDYVKIDRHFIDGIHQDAVKREFVGSMLQMAKASRALVIAEGIELPEELAVLHDMGIELVQGYLLCRPQEQPPRDARTLLPKLDALANPVSADEGSDLSALLNEQTAVAQDTPTASVLEAFRKQANLNSLAVLDELGRPCGIVHRHSLSEVLLKPFGTELFARKPISRLMSDDFLAVELSQSLQQVSRLLTSRARQRIEEDFIIISNGAYLGLGRVIDVLKLITELKIQQARYANPLTLLPGNVPIQQCLTRVLQQGRESMICYVDIDSFKPFNDIYGYGRGDEVLLCLAQCLNDRIDPSRDFVGHIGGDDFLMVLGSEDWERRLKVLLEDFQNQCRRFYRPEHLQAGCFIALNRQGQRQDFPLLSLSIGVIHLHAESCSELDASQLAELASQAKHYAKDVVGASVHVIDTRALR